A genome region from Crossiella equi includes the following:
- a CDS encoding HNH endonuclease produces the protein MPDRQPTPIGVAGGQTPRVRSSANGVPPALAACIPVPAQEPRVAPSETTPGWSRRRVLLLNATFEPLTALPVRRAIVLLVCGKAEIVHGDAAGLEVHSATETVAVPSVIRLSTFIRVPYRGRIPLTRAALMHRDRFRCAYCAARAETIDHVVPRSKGGQHTWENTVACCARCNHRKADKLLSELGWRLRVVPRTPRGQHWRLLAGVPDADPQWLPYLGEPAA, from the coding sequence GTGCCCGACCGACAACCGACTCCCATCGGCGTAGCCGGTGGGCAGACGCCGCGGGTCCGTTCGTCCGCGAACGGGGTCCCGCCGGCCTTGGCCGCGTGCATTCCTGTACCTGCGCAGGAACCGCGCGTGGCCCCTAGCGAAACAACCCCTGGCTGGAGCAGACGCCGTGTGCTGTTGCTCAACGCCACCTTCGAGCCGCTGACGGCTCTGCCGGTGCGCCGGGCGATCGTACTTCTAGTCTGCGGCAAAGCGGAAATCGTGCACGGAGACGCGGCGGGTCTGGAGGTCCACTCGGCCACCGAGACCGTCGCGGTGCCCTCGGTGATCAGGTTGAGCACCTTCATCCGGGTCCCCTACCGGGGCCGCATCCCGCTCACCCGCGCCGCGCTCATGCACCGCGACCGCTTCCGCTGCGCCTACTGCGCCGCGCGCGCCGAGACCATCGACCACGTGGTCCCGCGCAGCAAGGGCGGGCAGCACACGTGGGAGAACACGGTCGCCTGCTGCGCCCGCTGCAACCACCGCAAGGCCGACAAGCTCCTCAGCGAGCTGGGCTGGCGCCTGCGGGTGGTGCCGCGGACGCCGCGCGGGCAGCACTGGCGCCTGCTCGCCGGGGTGCCCGACGCGGACCCGCAGTGGCTGCCCTACCTGGGCGAACCCGCGGCCTGA
- a CDS encoding prolyl oligopeptidase family serine peptidase, with translation MTEQLNAPFAYPPAERLDLVEQLHGHQVADPYRWLEDAADERTTSWSLAQDALARPLLDALPGREAIADRVSTLLQSGSVSAPFWRNGRAFFTRRLPGQEHAVLHVREADGSERALLDVASMDPSGLTTLDYWVPSLEGDKLAYLLSTGGDEESQLHIVDVATGTLLDGPIDRARNSPVAWLPGGEELFYVRRLAPDAVPEGEELFHRRVWRHRVGADPSVDELVHGEGLDKTNYYGVRVSADGRWLVVDATPGTAPKESVWIADLAGDGKLRQIMSEVDSAYCTAWVERDGRLYLLTTLGSPRWRLCVADPAEPGQEHWRELVAEDEGSVLETARWLAGRLVVLRSRHAVSEVHLHDPATGEHLSEIPLPGTGTIHGLSTVDSLTTVDTDVLWLGWADFTSPSSVHRHQLSTGVTELVESAPGTVTVPEVHTRQVAYTSKDGTTVRMFVLSPTATPDRPRPTLLGGYGGFSISYSPSYSASALAWVEAGGVYALASLRGGGEEGEDWHQGGMRANKQNTFDDFHAAAEHLIAEGWTTSPQLAVQGGSNGGLLMGAALTQRPDLYRVVVCSAPLLDMVRYEEFLIGRIWNDEYGTAADPAELEWLLSYSPYHHVRPGTEYPAVLFTVFESDSRVDPCHARKMCAALQAATASPTETHPVLFRRETDVGHSTRSISRTVSLTTDTLSFLASRTGLVFGDRA, from the coding sequence GTGACCGAGCAGCTCAACGCGCCCTTCGCCTACCCGCCCGCCGAGCGCCTCGACCTGGTCGAGCAGCTGCACGGACATCAAGTCGCCGACCCGTACCGCTGGCTCGAGGACGCCGCCGACGAGCGCACCACGTCGTGGTCGCTCGCGCAGGACGCGCTGGCCAGGCCCCTGCTGGACGCGCTGCCCGGGCGCGAGGCCATCGCCGACCGGGTCAGCACGCTGCTCCAGTCGGGCTCGGTGTCCGCGCCGTTCTGGCGCAACGGGCGCGCCTTCTTCACCCGCCGCCTGCCCGGGCAGGAGCACGCGGTGCTGCACGTCCGCGAGGCCGACGGCTCGGAGCGGGCGCTGCTGGACGTGGCGTCGATGGACCCCTCCGGCCTGACCACCCTCGACTACTGGGTGCCGAGCCTGGAGGGCGACAAGCTCGCCTACCTGCTGTCCACCGGCGGTGACGAGGAGTCGCAGCTGCACATCGTGGACGTGGCCACCGGCACGCTGCTGGACGGGCCGATCGACCGCGCGCGCAACTCGCCGGTGGCCTGGCTGCCGGGCGGCGAGGAGCTGTTCTACGTGCGCAGGCTGGCCCCGGACGCGGTGCCCGAGGGCGAGGAGCTGTTCCACCGGCGGGTGTGGCGGCACCGCGTGGGCGCGGACCCCTCGGTCGACGAGCTGGTGCACGGCGAGGGCCTGGACAAGACCAACTACTACGGCGTGCGGGTCTCCGCGGACGGGCGCTGGCTGGTGGTCGACGCGACGCCGGGCACCGCGCCGAAGGAGTCGGTGTGGATCGCCGACCTGGCCGGGGACGGCAAGCTGCGGCAGATCATGAGCGAGGTGGACAGCGCGTACTGCACCGCGTGGGTGGAGCGCGACGGCAGGCTGTACCTGCTGACCACGCTGGGCTCGCCGCGCTGGCGCCTGTGCGTGGCCGACCCGGCCGAGCCGGGCCAGGAGCACTGGCGCGAGCTGGTCGCCGAGGACGAGGGCTCGGTGCTGGAGACGGCGCGCTGGCTGGCCGGGCGCCTGGTGGTGCTGCGCAGCCGCCACGCGGTCTCCGAGGTGCACCTGCACGACCCGGCCACGGGTGAGCACCTGTCGGAGATCCCGTTGCCGGGCACGGGAACCATCCACGGCCTGTCCACAGTGGACAGCCTCACCACGGTGGACACCGACGTGCTGTGGCTGGGCTGGGCGGATTTCACCAGCCCGTCGAGCGTGCACCGCCACCAGCTGTCCACCGGCGTGACCGAGCTGGTCGAGTCGGCACCGGGCACGGTGACCGTGCCGGAGGTGCACACCCGGCAGGTGGCGTACACGAGCAAGGACGGCACCACGGTCCGCATGTTCGTGCTCTCCCCCACCGCCACCCCGGACCGCCCGCGCCCGACCCTGCTGGGCGGCTACGGCGGCTTCTCCATCAGCTACTCCCCCTCCTACAGCGCCTCGGCGCTGGCCTGGGTCGAGGCGGGCGGCGTCTACGCGCTGGCCTCCCTGCGGGGCGGCGGCGAGGAGGGTGAGGACTGGCACCAGGGCGGCATGCGGGCCAACAAGCAGAACACCTTCGACGACTTCCACGCCGCGGCCGAACACCTCATCGCCGAGGGCTGGACCACCAGCCCCCAGCTCGCGGTCCAGGGCGGCTCCAACGGCGGCCTGCTGATGGGCGCGGCCCTGACCCAGCGCCCGGACCTCTACCGCGTGGTCGTGTGCAGCGCCCCCCTGCTGGACATGGTCCGCTACGAGGAGTTCCTGATCGGCCGCATCTGGAACGACGAGTACGGCACGGCCGCCGACCCGGCCGAGCTCGAATGGCTGCTTTCCTACTCCCCGTACCACCACGTCCGCCCGGGCACCGAGTACCCGGCGGTCCTGTTCACCGTCTTCGAGTCCGACTCCCGGGTGGACCCGTGCCACGCGCGCAAGATGTGCGCGGCCCTGCAGGCGGCCACCGCCAGCCCGACCGAGACCCACCCCGTGCTGTTCCGCCGGGAGACCGACGTGGGCCACAGCACCCGCTCGATCTCCCGCACGGTGTCCCTGACCACGGACACACTGTCCTTCCTGGCCAGTCGCACGGGCCTGGTGTTCGGCGACCGCGCCTGA
- a CDS encoding DUF3558 domain-containing protein → MSSVVRTTLVAGLALVTVAACSGGNGGGQQTATGSAAPSSTTATTNLAPTVDTPLALDSYASKPCELLKPAQLSAFGQFQPAKQLPESKLGPECGWNPPQARGVALVITVNTKSGGLEDNYRNKNTYPFFAPADKIAGYPAVNTNERDNIDSGDCYQYVGVSNTRTFRMSVYVQDERHPQYKTPCALASQVSAEVIKTLQGGG, encoded by the coding sequence GTGAGTTCCGTTGTCCGGACGACGTTGGTGGCCGGTCTCGCGTTGGTCACAGTTGCCGCCTGTTCCGGTGGCAACGGTGGTGGCCAGCAGACCGCGACAGGGAGTGCCGCCCCGTCGTCCACCACCGCCACGACGAACCTTGCCCCCACCGTGGACACCCCACTCGCGCTGGACAGCTACGCGAGCAAGCCCTGCGAGCTCCTCAAGCCTGCCCAGTTGTCGGCCTTCGGCCAGTTCCAGCCGGCCAAGCAGCTGCCGGAATCCAAGCTCGGCCCGGAATGCGGCTGGAACCCGCCGCAGGCCCGGGGCGTTGCCTTGGTGATCACCGTGAACACGAAGAGCGGTGGCCTGGAAGACAACTACCGGAACAAGAACACGTACCCGTTCTTCGCGCCGGCGGACAAGATCGCCGGTTACCCCGCCGTCAACACCAATGAGCGCGACAACATCGACTCCGGGGACTGCTACCAGTACGTCGGCGTTTCCAACACGCGGACCTTCCGCATGTCCGTTTATGTCCAGGACGAGCGGCACCCGCAGTACAAGACCCCCTGCGCCCTGGCGTCGCAGGTCTCCGCTGAGGTGATCAAGACCCTGCAAGGGGGTGGCTGA
- a CDS encoding ESX secretion-associated protein EspG, with protein MLRSRIAISLLAYDVIWQAEGLQDKHLVLATTSPGHTDEERAVLEQQAWRELEGLGLAQRGRPHPDLVDTMHLLARPQQEFYGWISAPETKQRAPLVAASGQDAVLAEIQGDVLSLEPVRPTALAEALVRTLPDRAPARGQSFNLPADAFGEQPRGRHSRGAEEDNGGGFLQSSGGSSGGATPHRLRELMAKPRLAAGQLFTASRDRLGARRRSAAGLTFFDVAEGRYMAAKTPGPDGQDWVFVAPADPRAMAQKLTEMASGPTR; from the coding sequence GTGCTCCGATCACGCATCGCCATCTCGCTGCTGGCCTACGACGTCATCTGGCAGGCCGAAGGCCTCCAGGACAAGCACCTGGTGCTGGCCACGACCTCGCCCGGGCACACCGACGAGGAGCGGGCCGTGCTGGAACAGCAGGCGTGGCGTGAGCTCGAGGGGCTGGGGCTGGCCCAGCGCGGCCGGCCCCACCCCGACCTGGTCGACACCATGCACCTGCTGGCCCGGCCCCAGCAGGAGTTCTACGGCTGGATCTCCGCGCCGGAGACCAAGCAGCGCGCGCCCCTGGTGGCCGCGTCCGGGCAGGACGCCGTGCTCGCCGAGATCCAGGGTGACGTGCTGTCCCTGGAGCCGGTGCGGCCCACCGCGCTGGCCGAGGCGCTCGTGCGCACGCTGCCCGACCGGGCGCCCGCGCGCGGGCAGTCCTTCAACCTGCCCGCCGACGCCTTCGGCGAGCAGCCCCGCGGACGGCACTCGCGCGGGGCCGAGGAGGACAACGGCGGCGGCTTCCTCCAGTCCAGCGGCGGCAGCTCCGGCGGGGCCACGCCGCACCGGCTGCGCGAGCTGATGGCCAAGCCCCGGCTGGCCGCCGGGCAGCTGTTCACCGCCAGCCGGGACCGGCTCGGCGCGCGCCGCCGCTCGGCCGCCGGGCTCACCTTCTTCGACGTGGCCGAGGGCCGGTACATGGCGGCCAAGACCCCCGGGCCGGACGGCCAGGACTGGGTTTTCGTCGCCCCGGCCGACCCCCGCGCGATGGCGCAGAAGCTCACCGAGATGGCCTCCGGTCCGACCCGCTGA